Genomic window (Aquimarina sp. BL5):
TAAAATTTAAGTAAAAAAAACATTTAACACCCTCAATAATTTTTGTTTTTCGTTGTTATTAAAGAATTTTATTCCGATTTAAATAACTAAAGTATTACTTTAAGTAAGTTATTTAAATTACTAAAAATAAGATTTTTAATAAATAACAATTATGAATAAACAATTCCCTAAACGACAAAATCACACAATTCTAACAATATTACTATTTATGTTTCTTTTAGGAAATATTCTAAGTAGCAAAGCACAAACCTATTGCATACAATCAGGAGCAGAACAGATTGCTGGAGAAGAAGATGGATTCAGATATGAATTATGGAATCAAAATTCACAAGGGACTGCTTGTATGACACTTGGTAATGAAGCTTTATTTAGCGGAGAATGGGATGGCATATTGAACTATTTAGCAAGAAGAGGTTTAGGATATGATCAAACCCAACTACATCAAGAAATCGGAGATTTTTACACCACTTACAATTGTAATTACAACCCCTCTACCAATTCAGGGAACTCCTATTTGTCTATTTATGGATGGACTATCGAGCCTCTTGTAGAATATTATATCATTGAAGATTGGCGTAATTGGATTCCATCAATGGTAGAGGGGGCTGTTTTAAAAAAATCTTTTGAAATAAACGGAAGTATGTATGATGTATACGAGAACACAAGAGTGAATCAACCTTCGATTGTGGGTATCGCTACGTTTCAACAATATTTTAGCATAAGAAGAGATACAAGAAATAGTGGTACTATAGATATTTCAGAGCATTTTAATCAATGGGAGTCTATTGATATGAATTTAGGTAAATTACATGAAGTTTCTTTTGTTGTAGAGGGATACCAAAGTAGCGGTAATTTTGAATTTACAGAGCTTGATGTATTTGTAGATAATACTACTTTAGGAATAAATAATAGTAACAATCCTAATTCATACTTTGAGATTTATCCTAACCCTACAAAAGATGAAGCATATATAAAATTTAAAAACACCTCTAATTCAATAAAAAAACTCAAAATATATGACACCACCGGAAAAACTATAATATCAAAAAGCTATAATCATACAGAGAACACAGACAAAATCTCTAATCTAACAAAGGGGGTTTACTTTGTCTTACTAAGTACAGATAACCAAAGAGTTGTAGATAAGTTGATTATCTATTAACAAGAACTATAAATCATTTCTGTGATTATGATTTATAGTTCTTCCATATTTTTTTTAGAATAATGTTGGTTGATCACTATTCTCATCATCTTCAGAATTACCAATCCCAGAAGTGTTTTTGGAACCAGATGAAACCGCTTCTTCTTCTATTACTTCGATTTCTTCTGCAGGTAGCTCTTCAGGTTCATCATATGGTAAAGATTCTAATAAATTTATCTGCCTCACCTTTTCTGTAGTCAATTGATTGCCCTGTGCTTTAATTCCTTTGACAGAGATGAAATCCTCTAAACTTATTTCATCATTCGGTTTCTGATCTTTACCTCTTAATTTATTATACACTATTTCTGCTACGGGTCTATGATCTGTAGAAACTATTTCTAAAAATGACTTCTGATGATCCGAAATAAATGTCTCTTCACGATCCGCATTTTCGACTAAAAATCGTTTTACATAATACTTTTCTTTCTCTCCGTCCCAATAAATAGCAGAGATAGGCTTCATTGGCTTCCATTTTTCAAGTACCACCATATCAGAACCAAAGTGCACAGTTATCTCAGGAATAATGGTTTTAAGAAGTCCTTTTTGACTAATAACCAGCAATCTATCTTCTCCTTTAAATTCTCCTAGCAATTCCCCTCTTCCATCTACATTCAATCTTTGTACAGTATCATCAAACCAGATTTTACGAGGCTTTAAAGTAGAAACACCCTGTTCTTTTAATTCAATTTTTTTGATATTATATTTAGTAACAATATTACCTTTAACACCTCTCCCTTTTATCAATAGATCGGAAAAATTAAGATCAAACTTTAATTTCTTCACACTTCCTGCCTGACGCAAGAAAATAGTAATTATCTCTGCTTCTCCGTTTGGGTTTGCAGTAAAATAAGTAACCTTAGAACTTTTCTTCCCTTGTGTTAAATCATATTCTTTATCTCTTGTAACTCCTGTAACCGCAAAACGTTTCACATAAGATGCTCCTCCTCGACCATCTTGATAAATCATATTATAAATAGTACGCTTATCTTTCTTTTTAAAGACAGCAACATGTATAATATCCTTACCTACAAAGGTCTTAGCATCTACTTTAGTTATCATCAGTTTACCCTCTGCTGTAAAACATATAATATCATCAATATCAGAACAATCAGTAACATATTCATTTTTACGAAGCGATGTACCAACAAATCCTTCTTCACGATTTACGTACAGCTTTGTATTTCTGATAACAACTTTAGTCGCTTCTATGTCGTCAAAAATTCTTATTTCAGTTTTTCGCTCCCATCCTTTACCATAGGTACTTTTCAGTCTTTTAAAATAGGAAACAGCATACTCAATAAGATGTGCCAAATGATGTTTTACCTGAGCAATATCTTCTTCTAAAGCTTCAATCTTCTGTTGTGCCTTATCGATATCAAATTTTGAGATTCTTTTAATTCTAATTTCTGTTAAACGAACAATATCTTCTTCGGTAACAGCTCGCTTTAAATGTTTTATATGTGGTTGTAAACCTTTATCAATAGCCTTTATTACTCCTTCCCAAGTTTCTTCTTCCTCAATTTCGCGATAAATACGGTTTTCGATAAAAATTCTTTCTAATGATGCGAAATGCCATTGCTCCTGTAATTCGTTTAACTGAATTTCTAATTCCTTCTTCAATAACTCTACAGTATGATCTGTAGAACGTTTTAGCATTTCGGAGACTCCTATAAAATTAGGTCTGCTATTATCTTCAATCACACATCCCAAAGGAGAAATAGATGACTCGCAATTCGTAAAAGCATATAAAGCATCGATAGTTTTATCCGGAGAAATACCTCCTGGCAAATGCACTAAAATTTCTACTTCTGCAGCAGTATTATCCTCTATTTTTTTAATTTTTATCTTACCTTTTTCATTCGCTTTTAAGATAGAATCAATTAAACTAGAAGTTGTAGTAGAGAAAGGTATCTCACTTATAACCAGCGTGTTCTTATCTAATTGAGAGATTTTTGCACGTACTCTAACTTTACCCCCACGATTACCATCATTGTAATTAGTAAAGTCTGCTATTCCTGCAGTTGGAAAATCTGGTAAAATTGTAAACCGTTTACCCTGCAGATGTTTAATAGAAGCATCGATCAATTCTAAAAAATTATGAGGTAGAATTTTAGTACTAAGTCCTACTGCAATCCCTTCTGCTCCTTGTGCTAATAATAAAGGAAATTTTATAGGTAAATTAATCGGCTCTTTCTTTCTTCCATCATACGATAACTGCCAATCTGTTACTTTAGGGTTATATACTACATCTAGTGCAAATTTAGATAATCGCGCTTCTATATACCTAGAAGCTGCCGCTCTGTCGCCAGTGAGTATATTACCCCAGTTACCCTGCATATCAATTAACAGATCTTTTTGTCCAATCTGTACCATTGCATCTGCAATACTAGCATCACCATGTGGATGATACTGCATAGTATGTCCTACAATATTAGCTACTTTATTATATCTACCATCATCTAAGTCTTTCATAGAATGTAGAATTCTACGCTGAACAGGTTTCAGCCCATCTTCTATTGATGGTACTGCTCTTTCTAAGATTACATAGGATGCGTAATCCAGAAACCAATCCTTATACATTCCGGTAACCTTTGTAATCACTTCCTGAGGCTGATGATCTTCTGGAGTTAACTCACTATGTAGTTCTTCGTTTTCGTTTTCTATATCCATACCTTTTCCGGGGGCACTTTTTGTATCCTTATAATTCTTCTTCTATAGTATCTAACTCTACTTTAAGATTTTCTATAATAAACTCTTGTCTATTAGGTGTATTTTTTCCCATATAAAAAGATAATAACTCCTCAATAGGTTTTTCTTTATCCAACATTACAGGATCTAAACGAATATCATCTCCAATAAAATGCACAAATTCATCTGGAGAAATTTCTCCCAGTCCCTTAAATCGGGTGATTTCTGGTTTTCCAGATAGTTTAGTAATGGCATCTCTTCTTTCTTGTTCAGAATAGCAATAAATAGTTTCTTTTTTATTTCTAACTCTAAATAATGGTGTTTGCAAAATATACAAATGTCCTTCTTTAATAACTTCTGGAAAAAACTGTAGAAAGAATGTAATCAACAAAAGCCTAATGTGCATTCCATCTACATCGGCATCGGTAGCAATAACAATATTATTATATCTAAGATCCTCTAATGACTCTTCTATATTAAGTGCCGCTTGCAATAGATTGAACTCTTCATTCTCATACACAATTTTCTTGCTCATGTTATAGCAATTCAAGGGCTTACCACGTAAACTAAAAACTGCTTGCGTATTTACATCTCTTGATTTTGTTATAGAACCACTTGCAGAGTCTCCCTCGGTAATAAACAAAGTACTCTCTAGATTTCGATCTTTCTTACTATCTGTAAGATGCACACGACAATCTCTTAATTTTTTATTATGTAAACTTGCCTTTTTAGCACGTTCACGCGCTAGTTTACGTATCCCAGATAAATCTTTACGTTCTCGTTCTGCTTGTAATATCTTGCGCTGAACACTTTCTGCTACATCCGAATTCTTATGTAAAAAGTTATCAAGTTTAGTTTTTATAAAGTCATTAATAAAAGTACGCACAGTTGGTAGTTTTCCACCCATTTCTGTAGAACCTAATTTGGTTTTGGTTTGACTCTCAAAAACCGGTTCCATTACTTTTATACTTATTGCAGATACAATTGATTTACGAATATCACTGGCTTCATAGTTTTTACCATAAAACTCTCTAATTGTTTTCACTATTGCTTCTCTAAAAGCAGCCTGATGTGTTCCTCCTTGCGTTGTATTCTGTCCATTTACAAAAGAATGATACTCCTCACTGTACTGTGTTTTACTATGTGTAATAGCAATTTCGATATCTTCTCCTAACAAATGAATAATAGGATACAATCGATCATCTTCATTGATAGTATCAGAAAGAAGATCTTTTAATCCGTTTTCAGAAAAATATTTTTCTCCATTAAATAATATAGTTAATCCTGGATTTAGATACACATAATTTTTAAGCATCTTCGCAACGTACTCTGTACGATACTTATAATTTTTAAAAATGGTATCATCTGGCACAAACGAAACTTTTGTTCCTTTTCTGCGAGAGGTTTCTTCTAAAACATCCTGATTCGTTAGATTCCCTTTCTCAAATTCTGCAGAAGCCGATTTCCCATCCCGTGTGGATTCTACTCTAAAAAATTTAGATAATGCATTTACAGCCTTAGTACCAACTCCATTTAACCCAACAGACTTCTTAAATGCTCTGGAATCATATTTACCTCCAGTATTCATCTTAGAAACTACATCTACTACTTTACCTAATGGAATCCCACGACCATAATCTCTTACAATCACTTTATCTCCTTGAATGGAAATCTCAATAGTTTTACCAGCACCCATGACATATTCATCAATAGAATTATCAAGTACTTCTTTTAGTAAAATATAAATTCCATCATCCGCAGATGATCCATCTCCAAGTTTACCAATATACATACCAGGTCGCATACGGATATGTTCTTTCCAGTCGAGGGATCGTATATTATCTTCGGTATATTTAGTTTCCTTACTCATAAATTTTGGGTAGAATGCTTGCTAATATAAGGTTTCACTTACGGAATTAAAATAGATACACTACAAAGTAATTAACAATTACAGCTTGTTTTTTGTTGATTATTTGGCTTACAGTAAATTGAAGATTTTCTAAGAAGTACTTGTCAATCATTTTTTTTAACCTCCAAAGAAAAACACCTATAAAACACGAGAAAACCCTTATATATCTTTTTAAAATAATTGAACACCTTTACACAACCTCATAAACAACTCATAATCAAAACACAACACCTACTTCCTGTACATTATTCCTATCTTAAATCAGGAACAATGTTCAATAAACTTTTTACCTAAACACATTTATTATGAAAAAAAGATTCATCTTACTTTTTGTACTTTCTTTAGTATTATTAACAAGCTGCAGTAGTGATGACAATACTGCACTGATTCCTTCCGCGGATATCATTGGAACCGTCGAACTTTATGACGATGATCAGAACATTATTGACAATACAAACATGACTATTTCTTTAGAGGGAAGTTCTCCCTTAATAACTGCTACAACAGATCTAAACGGAAATTACAACTTAAAAAATGTCCCCTTCGGAACCTATACTATAGTATATGAAAAGGAAGGTTTTGGAACCTACAAACGTTTTGATGTAGAACATACCGACGTAGGTGAATTTACATTAATCCCAGAACAATTAAAACTTGGTCAAATCTCTAATAGTATTATAACAGAAAATACAGTAGTAATAAACGGCAATTTCATTATTCTTACGGTCACTCGTCCTGAAACAGAAGACTTACTGGTAAAAAGATTACGAATTTTTTATCATAACAGCGAGAATGTAAGTAATGAAATTTACACCGAATTTTCACCTATTGTAGGAACTAACTCGAATCTTGCTAATCTAACTTTTTCAATAGCTTTTTTCATAAATTTAGGTTTTGAACCTGGAGATACGTTATGGTTTAAAGTATATGGTGATAATTTCTATAGCAATTCATATATGGATCCAGATCTAGGCGTTACCGTGTTTCCTAATGTAAATCCTATTACTGCAGATGCAGTTTCTATAGTTATTCCGTAAATACTAAAGTTTAATTATATTCTTAAAGTTACGAATATGAATTTTTTGAATAAAAAAAAAGGTGATCTTTTTCAAGATCACCTTACTTAAAAATATATCTGATTTCTCGAAACTATCTCTACTCTATTTCAAGTCAAATCGATCTAGATTCATAACCTTAGCCCAAGCTGCTACAAAATCTTGTACAAATTTTTCCTTTGCATCTTCAGAAGCATATACCTCCGTAACTGCTCTTAATTCGGTATTAGAACCAAAAATAAGATCAGCTCTAGTACCAGTAAACTTAGCTACTCCTGTTCTACGGTCACTACCTTCAAACAAAGTATCATCTTTTGATGTAGGTTTCCAAGTATATGTAAAATCTAAAATGTTTTTAAAGAAGTCATTGGTCAAAGCACCAACATTATCCGTAAATACTCCATGATTAGACTGATCATAATTTGCTCCTAACACTCTTAAACCTCCTACAAGAACTGTCATTTCCGGAATCGACAATGTTAGTAATTGAGCGCGATCTATTAGCAATTCTTCTGCAGCTAATTTTAAATCACCCCTCAAGTAATTTCTAAACCCATCAGCTAATGGCTCTAAATGTCCGAATGAATTGACATCCGTTTGTTCTTGTGTTGCATCTCCTCTACCACTTGTAAAAGGAACAGACACATCGTATCCTGCATTTTTAGCCGCTAATTCTACACCGACATTACCACCAAGTACAATAAGGTCTGCCATAGAAACATCTCCAGAAAAATCTTTTTGAATTCCTTGATAAACATCTAATACCGTAGATAAAGCCTTTGGACTATTTACCTCCCAACTCCTTTGTGGTTCTAAACGAAGACGTCCTCCATTTGCTCCTCCACGCTTATCAGAACCTCTAAATGTAGAGGCAGATGCCCAAGCTGTCGTTACTAGCTGTGATACCGTTAGACCAGAAACTGAAATCATTTTTTTTAAAGAGATAATATCCGAATCCTTAAGAGATGTTCCTGCAGGAATAGGATCTTGCCAAATTAATTCCTCAGTTGGAACTTCAGGTCCTAAATAACAAGACACTGGTCCCATATCTCTATGTGTTAATTTGTACCAAGCTCTTATAAAAGCATCTTCAAATTCTTCTGGATTATTACGAAAACGTTGAGAGATTTTTAAATAGTCAGGATCTATTTTTAATGCTATATCAGCATCCGTCATCATCAAAGCTTGCCTTTTTGAAGGGTCACCAGCAGTTGGTGCAGTTGGCGCACCGGAATCTGCTTTAGGAGTCCATTGACTTGCACCTGCCGGGCTTTTTGTTAACTCCCAATCATAATCCAATAATACTTTGAAATAATCATAATCCCATTTATCCGGATTAGGTGTCCAAGCACCTTCCAAACCACTGGTAATAGCATCATCTAATACCCCTGTTCCATAAGTGTTTTTCCACCCCGTACTCATTTGTTCAATAGAAGCCCCATGAGGTTCAACCCCGACATATTTATCTGGATCAGCAGCACCATGGGCCTTACCAAAAGTATGACCTCCTGCTGCAAGTGCCACAGTTTCTTCATCATTCATCGCCATACGTCCAAAAGTTTCTCTCATAAGCTTGGCTGTTTCTAATGGATTTGAAGAACCGTTCGGCCCTTCTGGATTCACATATATTAATCCCATATGAGCAGCACCTAGATGACCCTCCAGAGTTCCATGAGCAAAACGTTCTTTATTAGCTAACCACTCTGTCTCGTCTCCCCAATATACATCTTGTTCCGGTTCCCATACATCTTCTCTACCACCGGCAAAACCAAATGTTTTTAATCCCATAGACTCTATTGCACAATTGCCTGCAAGAATCATTAAGTCCGCCCAAGAAATTTTCTGACCATATTTTTGTTTAATAGGCCATAGTAATAAACGTGCTTTATCTAAGTTACCATTATCTGGCCAACTATTTAAAGGTGCAAAACGCTGATTACCGGTAGCTGCTCCTCCTCTACCATCACCTACACGATACGTACCAGCACTATGCCATGCCATACGTATCATTAACCCGCCATAATGACCATAATCTGCTGGCCACCAATCTTGAGAGTCTGTCATTAAAGCCACTACATCTGCTTTAAGTTCTTCATAATTAACACTATTAAATGCCTTAGCATAATCAAAATCTTTTCCCATTGGATCAGATTTTGTTGCATTCTGACGAAGAATATTTAATTTTAATTCATTTGGCCACCAATCACGATTTGTGGTACCTTGACCAGCAGAGGCCTTAGCAGTTCCGCCCATAAAAGGACATTTACTAATATCGCCCTCACCATTAATATTGTAACTTCCTGTGTTATCCATAATTTTATCGAGTTTTAAAGTATGTCTTTCCAAATTTAATGAATTGCATTTCTATTACATATAGATTAATTATATATTTAAATGAACTAACAATAAATAAAATCTATACTTCATTCGTAATCCTCATAAAATTAATCTAACGAATATTTGTGTAACCAAATGATTACATATATATTTGTAACCAATCAGTTACATTTAATAATGAGAAGAGACGTTTTTCAAGCTATTGCAGATCCAGTGAGAAGAGATATTATTTCCCTTTTAGCAGAACAAACACTGTCTATCAATGCTATTGCCGAAAAATTTGACATCAGTCGTCCTGCCATTTCAAAACATATCAAAATTCTTGAAGAATGTGGTATCATTTCCATAAACAAACAAGGTAGAGAACGTTACTGTTTAATTCAACCTAGAAACCTGCTTCCAGCTTTTCTATGGATAGATCAATACAAAACTTTATGGGAGGAAAAATTAGATTCCTTCGAAAATTATTTAAACCAATTACAATCTAAAACCAAAGACAATGAGTAACTTAAACAATCGCACACTATCCTTAAAGAGAACCTTTAATGCACCCATTAAATTAGTCTGGGAAGCATGGTCACAGTCAGAACATATTGCGCAATGGTGGGGACCAAAAGGAATGGAAACTAAAATAATAGAACATAATTTTAGTGAAGGTGGAACATGGAAATATGCTATGCTTATGCCAGATGGAAATGAATTCATAGCAGATGGTATTTATACAGAAATTGTAGCGTTTCAAAAAATAATTTCATCAGCTAATTTTAAACCGATGACCGAAGGTGTAGAAATACAAGCACTGTTTGAAGAAGACGGAGATAAAACCAATTTCACTTTTAATGTAGTTCACGCTACTGAAGAATATTGTCAACAACAAGAAAAAATGGGCTTTATGAACGGATGGGGGTCTGTTTTTGATAGATTAGGTGTCTTTGTTCAGGTTTCAGATTAAAAATAACATGAACTTAATCTACTGGAAATTATAAATCTTAAGTATTTAATATTAAAAAAATAAGATGTGCTAGTCGGCTACTTCTTCGCTATCCTAAAAAAATAATACCTTTAACAAAAAACTGCTAAAGAAAGTGAATTGTAACTATTGGTATTAAAGTTTATGGAAAAAGAAAAAGATGCTGAAAACGCTCTGAAACAAAATAAAGAGTATGACACTATTATAATTGGCTCAGGTGCAGGAGGTCTTTCTGCAGCAATATGTTTAGCTCGTTCAGGTCAAAAGGTATTGGTATTAGAACAACACGATGTTCCTGGTGGATGGTGTCATAGTTTTTATCTAAATGGATACCGTTTTACACCTGGAGTTCATTATGTAGGTTTACTAAACAAAGGGGAATCAACCAGCACACTTTATGAAGGGCTTGGTATTGCTAATAATATTTCTTTTTTTAGAATGAATCCTAAGGCTTATGAACATTGCTGGATTGGCAAAGAACGTATTGATATGCCCGCTGGATATGAAAACATAAAAGAAGTACTAGCTAAACGGTTTCCTGAAGAAGAAAAAGGAGTAGCAAGTTATTTAAAGCTTGTTAGTGATGTATGCTATGAGCTACAATTAATTCCCAAAGTAAAGGGTTTTTGGGCGCATCTTACAATACCTTTTCGCACTAAGAACATGGGAAAATACAGTGTTTTTAGTTTAAGAAAAGTAATAAAAAAACATATAAAGAGCCCATTACTCAAAGCTGTTCTAAATATACAGATTGGAGATCATGGTTTACCACCTTCTAAAGCTAGTTTTCCGTTACACGCAGCTGTTATGGGGCATTACTCTAGTGGTGGCTACTACCCTATTGGTGGTGGCGGAGCATTGGTAAAAGCCATGACCAATGCGATAAAAGAACATAAAGGAGAAATAAGAACTAGTAAAAAAGTAAAACAAATTTTACTGGAAGGAGATAAGAAAAAGAAAGCTACTGGAGTAGAACTAGAAAGTGGAGAAAAGATTTTTGCGAAAAGAATTATCTCTAACGCAGACCCTGATAAGACATTTCTTGATTTAATAGGGAGAAACAATATCAGTAAAAAGCTAAGTAAGCGTCTTGATAAAACAAAATACTCTTGTACTTCCCTAATGCTTTTCTTAACCGTGGATATGGATGTTAGAAAAGCAGGTTTAGATTCCGGTAATATCTGGATGATGAACAACGAGGATCTTGACAAAGTTTTTGAAGAAACCCAGAAAATAGACCTTTTAGAAGGAGATACATTTCCAGGAATGTTTATTAGCTGTACAACGTTAAAAGACCCCATAAGTTTTGACGGTAGGTATCATACAATAGAAGCAATTACATACATCAATCACAAATCGTTCAATGCCTACAAAAATGAAGGTGACAGACGTTCTGAATCTTATCTAATTTTTAAGGAAAAGCTGATCAAAAAAATGATAAGAACTTTAGAAACAGTTATTCCAGGAGTTGGCGATAAAATTGTACAAAAAGAATTAGGTACTCCAATAACCAATGAATACTATATTAACTCTACTAATGGTTGTGTATATGGAACAGAAAAAAGTTTTTGGCAAATTGGACCTTTTGCTTATAAAGCAAAAAGTGAAATTGAAAACCTATATTTATGTGGTGCCAGTGTATTATCCCATGGAGTAGCAGGAGCAGGTTATTCTGGAGTAGAGACTGCAGCAAAAATTCTTAAATGCAGACAGGAAGACCTTATACTTCCTGATGATAATCAGAATATTAGAATTTATGAAGCAGAAGACGACAGTGAATATCCTGATTGGATGCGTAAAAAGATTCAGGTAAAAAAAGATCGCTTAGCAGCTGGTGTTGGTGGATTCCCAGAAATAGACTAGCAGAAATTAATAAATATTCTTCTTATCTTTATAACACCACCCACTAAAAACTAACCTTAGTTATCATATGTTCACAGTAGAAGAATTAAGCAGCGTTCAAAAACGGAAACAACTTATTGATTTAGCCCATCAAAAAAATATTGATATAAATAAAATATTGGCTAAAATCAGATATGAGGAAGAGCTTAGATTCTTACAAGCAGAATTGGTGAATCTTCAAAATTGGATTGCTAAAAAGAAACTACGAGTAGCTGTAATTTTTGAGGGTCGTGATGCTGCCGGAAAAGGAGGTTCTATTAAACGTTTTACAGAACATCTTAATCCTCGTTCTATGAGAATAGTAGCACTAACAAAACCTACTGAAATAGAAAAGGGACAATGGTATTTTAGAAGATATATTAAAGAATTACCAAATCCTGGTGAAATCGTTTTTTTTGATCGTAGTTGGTATAATCGCGCTGTAGTGGAGCCTGTAATGGGTTTTTGCAATAACAAACAGTATAAAAAATTCATGGTGCAAGTACCAGAATTTGAACACATGCTTTATGAAGATGGTATTATTGTTATAAAATTTTGGTTCTCTATCTCTAAAGAAGAACAGAAAAAACGCTTTGATGCCAGATTAAAAAACCCTCTTAAAGTATGGAAATTTAGTCCTGTGGATATGGAAGGGCAAAAATTATGGAATAAATACAGTCATTATAAAGAACAAATGTTCTCTAAAACTCATACTACGTTTAGTCCTTGGGTTATCGTGAAAACAAATAATAAAAAGACCGCAAGATTAGAAAGTATGCGATATGTACTTTCTCAATTTGACTATATGGGCAGATCGAAAGCAAAAACCACTATACTACCCGATCCAAATGTTATTTTACGATATTATAGATTTGTTGAACAAATAGATATTTAAGACATGTCAGAAACTCAAAAAACTCAACAAATAGATCTTTCTGAAGAAAACCTAACACTACTAAACTCCAGTATTGGTCTTAAATATCTATTTGCAGATAAAAAGATTGATTTACAAAAGGTCATTCGCATGGCTCAGTATGAAACAGAGTTAAAAGAATTACAAGTAGAATTAATTAAACTACAAGAATGGACTATA
Coding sequences:
- the katG gene encoding catalase/peroxidase HPI, giving the protein MDNTGSYNINGEGDISKCPFMGGTAKASAGQGTTNRDWWPNELKLNILRQNATKSDPMGKDFDYAKAFNSVNYEELKADVVALMTDSQDWWPADYGHYGGLMIRMAWHSAGTYRVGDGRGGAATGNQRFAPLNSWPDNGNLDKARLLLWPIKQKYGQKISWADLMILAGNCAIESMGLKTFGFAGGREDVWEPEQDVYWGDETEWLANKERFAHGTLEGHLGAAHMGLIYVNPEGPNGSSNPLETAKLMRETFGRMAMNDEETVALAAGGHTFGKAHGAADPDKYVGVEPHGASIEQMSTGWKNTYGTGVLDDAITSGLEGAWTPNPDKWDYDYFKVLLDYDWELTKSPAGASQWTPKADSGAPTAPTAGDPSKRQALMMTDADIALKIDPDYLKISQRFRNNPEEFEDAFIRAWYKLTHRDMGPVSCYLGPEVPTEELIWQDPIPAGTSLKDSDIISLKKMISVSGLTVSQLVTTAWASASTFRGSDKRGGANGGRLRLEPQRSWEVNSPKALSTVLDVYQGIQKDFSGDVSMADLIVLGGNVGVELAAKNAGYDVSVPFTSGRGDATQEQTDVNSFGHLEPLADGFRNYLRGDLKLAAEELLIDRAQLLTLSIPEMTVLVGGLRVLGANYDQSNHGVFTDNVGALTNDFFKNILDFTYTWKPTSKDDTLFEGSDRRTGVAKFTGTRADLIFGSNTELRAVTEVYASEDAKEKFVQDFVAAWAKVMNLDRFDLK
- a CDS encoding NAD(P)/FAD-dependent oxidoreductase translates to MEKEKDAENALKQNKEYDTIIIGSGAGGLSAAICLARSGQKVLVLEQHDVPGGWCHSFYLNGYRFTPGVHYVGLLNKGESTSTLYEGLGIANNISFFRMNPKAYEHCWIGKERIDMPAGYENIKEVLAKRFPEEEKGVASYLKLVSDVCYELQLIPKVKGFWAHLTIPFRTKNMGKYSVFSLRKVIKKHIKSPLLKAVLNIQIGDHGLPPSKASFPLHAAVMGHYSSGGYYPIGGGGALVKAMTNAIKEHKGEIRTSKKVKQILLEGDKKKKATGVELESGEKIFAKRIISNADPDKTFLDLIGRNNISKKLSKRLDKTKYSCTSLMLFLTVDMDVRKAGLDSGNIWMMNNEDLDKVFEETQKIDLLEGDTFPGMFISCTTLKDPISFDGRYHTIEAITYINHKSFNAYKNEGDRRSESYLIFKEKLIKKMIRTLETVIPGVGDKIVQKELGTPITNEYYINSTNGCVYGTEKSFWQIGPFAYKAKSEIENLYLCGASVLSHGVAGAGYSGVETAAKILKCRQEDLILPDDNQNIRIYEAEDDSEYPDWMRKKIQVKKDRLAAGVGGFPEID
- a CDS encoding helix-turn-helix transcriptional regulator, whose product is MITYIFVTNQLHLIMRRDVFQAIADPVRRDIISLLAEQTLSINAIAEKFDISRPAISKHIKILEECGIISINKQGRERYCLIQPRNLLPAFLWIDQYKTLWEEKLDSFENYLNQLQSKTKDNE
- the ppk2 gene encoding polyphosphate kinase 2, whose amino-acid sequence is MFTVEELSSVQKRKQLIDLAHQKNIDINKILAKIRYEEELRFLQAELVNLQNWIAKKKLRVAVIFEGRDAAGKGGSIKRFTEHLNPRSMRIVALTKPTEIEKGQWYFRRYIKELPNPGEIVFFDRSWYNRAVVEPVMGFCNNKQYKKFMVQVPEFEHMLYEDGIIVIKFWFSISKEEQKKRFDARLKNPLKVWKFSPVDMEGQKLWNKYSHYKEQMFSKTHTTFSPWVIVKTNNKKTARLESMRYVLSQFDYMGRSKAKTTILPDPNVILRYYRFVEQIDI
- a CDS encoding SRPBCC domain-containing protein, yielding MSNLNNRTLSLKRTFNAPIKLVWEAWSQSEHIAQWWGPKGMETKIIEHNFSEGGTWKYAMLMPDGNEFIADGIYTEIVAFQKIISSANFKPMTEGVEIQALFEEDGDKTNFTFNVVHATEEYCQQQEKMGFMNGWGSVFDRLGVFVQVSD